In Parasegetibacter sp. NRK P23, a single genomic region encodes these proteins:
- a CDS encoding phage major tail tube protein: protein MAGININRLSNANVYSNGNSLLGKVEEIQLPAVKAKIVDVKALGLIMDVEVPSGFEKMTGKMKWNAVYGELIEEFGSPFNTKQIQVRGNLEVYDTTGRTSETAVVAYLTIRFKDVLPAITLKMNDNPEQESEYSCSYYRLEIGGVKYLEIDAFANTFFVKDKDQLKEYKKNLGF, encoded by the coding sequence ATGGCAGGAATAAATATCAATCGGTTATCAAACGCCAACGTTTACAGCAACGGTAACAGCCTTTTGGGTAAGGTAGAAGAAATACAACTTCCAGCCGTAAAAGCAAAAATCGTTGATGTGAAAGCCCTTGGGTTGATCATGGATGTGGAAGTACCAAGTGGGTTTGAGAAAATGACCGGCAAGATGAAATGGAATGCCGTTTATGGGGAATTGATTGAAGAGTTCGGCAGCCCTTTCAATACAAAACAAATTCAGGTCCGGGGTAACCTGGAGGTATATGATACTACCGGCAGAACGAGTGAAACAGCGGTCGTTGCATACCTCACCATTCGGTTTAAGGATGTGCTACCGGCCATTACCTTAAAAATGAATGACAATCCCGAGCAAGAGAGCGAATACAGTTGCTCCTATTATCGCCTTGAAATCGGCGGTGTAAAGTACCTGGAGATTGACGCTTTTGCCAATACTTTCTTCGTGAAAGACAAGGACCAATTGAAAGAATACAAAAAGAACCTTGGCTTTTAA
- a CDS encoding phage tail protein: MFFAQLGTTEYKGAFTFNSYSEDEEAIIVEHPLIGRKARLQQGATGLRTIAISLFLHQEYCNVEAEIKKLRASKDSFEILPLLWGNGAVEGEFIIASIGISKAQMDDTGNTISSLVNISLKENVVDDKRDQQQQQAKKDALAVGNKKTPSKSNRINPSTCSKQSIDIISVIKANSGRVDTISRQYTNNPALNSKLMSHLKIISNSAQMLVDATNNSGSCLFNNTNIRGTATNVKNRADSLKAIVHANAGGYGSGLFTPDITGVKTGNTTLQSAVRALDSAANTIRQSSITRK; the protein is encoded by the coding sequence ATGTTTTTTGCACAGTTAGGTACAACGGAATACAAAGGGGCGTTTACATTCAATTCCTATTCGGAAGATGAGGAGGCGATTATTGTTGAACACCCTCTAATTGGCAGAAAGGCGAGACTGCAACAGGGGGCAACCGGCTTGCGCACGATTGCGATTTCTCTTTTCTTGCACCAGGAATATTGCAATGTTGAAGCCGAAATAAAAAAATTACGGGCATCAAAAGATTCGTTTGAAATTCTCCCTTTGTTGTGGGGAAATGGAGCGGTTGAAGGCGAATTCATAATTGCTTCAATTGGTATAAGTAAGGCTCAGATGGACGATACAGGCAATACCATTTCTTCCTTGGTTAATATTTCATTAAAAGAAAATGTTGTTGACGACAAACGCGACCAGCAGCAGCAGCAAGCTAAAAAGGACGCACTTGCAGTTGGCAACAAAAAAACACCATCCAAAAGCAATAGGATTAATCCCTCGACTTGCAGCAAACAGTCGATTGATATTATAAGCGTAATTAAGGCAAACTCTGGCAGGGTTGATACAATCTCCAGACAGTACACCAACAACCCAGCATTAAACAGCAAATTGATGTCCCATTTGAAAATAATCTCGAACAGCGCCCAAATGTTGGTTGACGCGACAAACAACTCCGGAAGCTGCCTTTTCAATAATACAAATATCCGTGGAACGGCTACAAACGTAAAGAACAGAGCAGATTCGCTGAAGGCCATTGTTCATGCCAACGCAGGTGGATATGGGAGTGGCTTATTCACTCCAGACATCACTGGAGTTAAAACCGGAAATACCACGTTACAATCGGCAGTTCGCGCGCTTGATTCTGCAGCAAACACAATACGCCAATCCTCAATCACAAGAAAATGA
- a CDS encoding tail protein X → MTTIEYITKPGDRWDLIAFKAYGTVADVTLEDGRRENAIGLIIRSNPELPIESILLDGLLLQLPVIPSGTVQTEKESLPPWKR, encoded by the coding sequence ATGACCACAATCGAGTATATAACAAAGCCAGGCGACAGGTGGGATTTGATCGCATTTAAAGCCTACGGCACAGTTGCTGATGTGACACTAGAAGATGGGAGGAGGGAGAACGCAATTGGATTGATCATTAGGAGCAACCCGGAATTGCCAATTGAAAGTATTTTATTAGATGGGCTTCTTTTGCAATTACCGGTAATCCCAAGCGGTACCGTACAAACGGAAAAGGAAAGTTTGCCACCCTGGAAAAGATAA
- a CDS encoding phage late control D family protein, giving the protein MNLPKPEYSIIYNQRDISMDISEQVLGISYTDKVAGESDTIEISVEDTDGRWQNDWYPKKGDTIQAFIRENNRQLDCGVFEIDETALSSSTGGDIFTIRGLAAGIKAPVRTKKSYAHHNKSLREIANTIAAESGLTLLGVVPDITLGVSNQYRETAVGYLNRIGSEYGCVFSIRGDKLVFTHYLEIENSNSVLSIPKSKSITVNLTDQTNKTFKAARVRHNKPNDKEVQEFTSTEQNPTGSSDTLEIRVKAENRQQAEAKAKYALSKNNTKTVSGDVNMPGNILLVSGSNFELTGFGFMSGIFHIIESTHTIDRSGAYTTSATIKRVKTIDSTKFKSV; this is encoded by the coding sequence ATGAATCTACCTAAGCCAGAATATTCGATAATTTACAACCAGCGAGATATAAGCATGGATATTTCTGAACAGGTTTTAGGGATATCATATACTGATAAAGTTGCCGGGGAAAGTGATACTATTGAAATTTCTGTTGAAGATACTGACGGGCGATGGCAGAATGATTGGTACCCTAAAAAGGGTGATACAATTCAGGCTTTCATAAGGGAGAATAACCGGCAACTGGATTGTGGCGTTTTTGAAATTGACGAAACGGCTTTATCCTCTTCCACCGGAGGGGACATTTTCACCATTCGTGGACTTGCCGCTGGTATTAAGGCTCCGGTTAGAACAAAAAAATCATATGCCCACCATAATAAAAGTCTCCGGGAAATAGCCAATACAATTGCGGCGGAATCTGGCCTGACATTGTTGGGAGTGGTGCCAGATATCACATTGGGGGTTTCAAACCAATACAGGGAAACTGCCGTTGGCTACTTAAACCGGATTGGATCGGAATACGGCTGCGTTTTCTCAATCCGGGGGGATAAGCTGGTTTTCACCCATTACCTGGAAATTGAGAATTCAAACTCCGTACTTTCAATACCAAAATCTAAAAGCATAACGGTAAATCTTACAGACCAGACGAACAAAACATTTAAGGCCGCAAGGGTACGCCATAATAAACCAAACGATAAGGAGGTACAAGAATTTACCTCAACTGAACAAAATCCAACGGGAAGTTCAGATACGTTGGAAATAAGAGTAAAGGCTGAAAACAGGCAACAAGCAGAGGCGAAGGCAAAGTATGCCCTTTCAAAGAATAACACTAAAACGGTTTCGGGAGATGTTAACATGCCAGGAAACATTCTTTTAGTAAGCGGTTCAAATTTTGAGTTAACTGGCTTCGGTTTCATGAGCGGCATTTTTCATATTATAGAATCTACCCATACAATTGACCGATCCGGCGCTTATACAACATCAGCAACAATTAAACGCGTTAAAACAATTGATTCCACAAAATTCAAATCCGTGTAA
- a CDS encoding phage baseplate assembly protein V: MKNFKTGIISEAKPGFAKVYFEEDEIVTTWWPIVVKTSMKDFESWPLNVKEHVVCLTDEHCEEGVIIGCIHSKPEPPDPGAGAGKFRKVFEDGTVLEYEKGAHKLTADVKGPVSIKSTAKAELEAVIIECSASASVKVAAPVINLDGNVSISGTLAVAGALSAAGITATGGSAISATGNIETTGELKGGSVKAGLIDLATHKHPGVQTGSGQTGVAIP; encoded by the coding sequence ATGAAAAACTTTAAAACAGGTATTATTTCCGAAGCAAAGCCAGGATTTGCAAAAGTCTATTTTGAGGAAGATGAAATTGTAACCACCTGGTGGCCGATAGTTGTAAAAACGAGCATGAAGGACTTTGAAAGTTGGCCGCTGAATGTAAAGGAGCATGTAGTGTGCCTCACGGATGAGCATTGCGAGGAGGGGGTTATTATTGGGTGTATTCACAGTAAACCAGAGCCTCCAGATCCGGGGGCCGGCGCAGGCAAATTCAGAAAGGTTTTCGAAGATGGAACCGTACTGGAATACGAAAAAGGGGCGCATAAATTAACCGCAGATGTTAAAGGTCCGGTTTCTATAAAATCAACGGCAAAAGCCGAGCTTGAAGCCGTTATTATAGAGTGTTCCGCCTCAGCATCTGTCAAGGTGGCTGCGCCTGTCATAAACCTTGACGGGAACGTATCCATTTCAGGAACGCTGGCGGTAGCTGGCGCACTTTCCGCAGCAGGAATAACTGCAACCGGCGGTTCAGCTATTTCCGCAACCGGGAATATAGAAACCACCGGCGAATTAAAAGGCGGATCAGTTAAAGCGGGACTTATAGACTTGGCGACCCATAAACATCCAGGAGTACAAACAGGTTCGGGTCAAACGGGCGTTGCTATCCCATAG
- a CDS encoding GPW/gp25 family protein, translated as MATLSQIRSSIWSLSATGGGGIAEGIAAIRQAIDIIIRTTKGTDPLRPLFGSNVYLYVDAPATNIPQIKAAILDAIQTWEPRVIITSLQHRLEVSHLFIDVGYRLTDSTIADLLTVTIGAGGVSTGVSPRRLILQGLIPENPSGFQYLVDLTLDGVPILPLVPESGFPSINEMYLWIKENWGNYGQWYQTVEKIIGYITPPYKGGSLSISLLEIMKFYGGIPGLPIEFKYLVTITIDGTEYESDVDLFNPEEIRQWAENTLGEFGSWKLENMPGSFNDDFNEDFELFRQTLALYTTEAENVIIAISTIEI; from the coding sequence TTGGCTACACTTTCACAGATACGATCATCTATTTGGAGTTTAAGCGCTACCGGTGGCGGTGGAATCGCTGAAGGTATTGCAGCAATCCGTCAGGCTATCGATATCATTATAAGAACGACAAAAGGAACGGACCCATTACGCCCCCTTTTCGGAAGTAATGTTTATTTGTATGTTGACGCACCAGCAACCAATATCCCCCAGATCAAGGCGGCTATACTGGATGCGATACAAACATGGGAGCCCAGAGTGATTATTACCAGCCTTCAACACCGTCTTGAAGTTTCGCATCTTTTTATCGATGTAGGATACAGATTAACAGATAGCACCATAGCAGATTTATTGACTGTTACAATTGGTGCTGGCGGGGTAAGCACTGGCGTTTCCCCAAGGCGTTTGATCTTGCAGGGTTTAATACCTGAAAATCCGTCTGGCTTTCAATACCTGGTTGATCTCACGTTGGATGGGGTGCCAATTCTTCCGTTAGTTCCGGAAAGTGGTTTCCCCTCAATAAATGAAATGTATTTGTGGATAAAAGAGAATTGGGGCAATTATGGCCAGTGGTACCAAACGGTGGAAAAAATTATTGGGTACATCACTCCACCTTACAAAGGTGGATCACTTTCAATAAGCCTTCTGGAAATTATGAAATTCTATGGCGGTATTCCAGGGCTTCCTATAGAATTCAAATATTTAGTAACAATTACTATTGATGGAACTGAATATGAAAGTGATGTGGATTTATTCAACCCGGAGGAAATCAGGCAATGGGCAGAGAATACACTTGGAGAGTTTGGCTCATGGAAATTAGAAAATATGCCCGGGAGTTTCAACGATGATTTTAATGAGGATTTCGAACTTTTCAGGCAAACGCTAGCCCTGTACACTACTGAGGCGGAGAATGTAATTATCGCAATTTCAACCATAGAAATATAA
- a CDS encoding baseplate J/gp47 family protein — protein sequence MADQLPSIFEEAVQNRLTRIQQRLEVNLGRPLAPGDVEMLIANSFVYEMQLQAIAGNEAFRQSMVKYSVGASLENLGELVGVKRLPSAGAETTIQFTLTDGHLPIQIPQGTRVQSEDGVVVFTTNNAVDVPIGINTVVVTALCQTAGVIGNGYEPGKVSIILDPVAFVSTAQNTTVTSGGNNSESDDQLRERIKLAPSSFSVAGPRGAYEFFAKSAHPSIVDVAVITTQPGEVTIYPLCDGGVLPSTEILASILSICDDEKVRPQNDTVLVDEPIVVEYEIEVQLTTYTGAINSEVESIVNQNLETFRQERNNRLGMDVVRNQINGLCMIKDKVYNATIVSPASDIVADEKTYPKCTGISVTITGSNDG from the coding sequence ATGGCAGATCAGCTCCCATCAATTTTTGAGGAAGCCGTACAAAACAGGCTTACCAGAATACAGCAAAGGTTGGAAGTAAACCTCGGCCGGCCACTTGCTCCTGGAGATGTAGAAATGCTCATTGCAAATTCATTTGTATATGAAATGCAGCTTCAGGCAATTGCCGGGAACGAGGCTTTCAGGCAAAGCATGGTGAAATATTCCGTTGGCGCTTCTTTGGAAAACCTTGGGGAGCTTGTAGGTGTAAAGCGGCTTCCGTCAGCCGGTGCGGAAACTACAATTCAATTCACCTTAACAGACGGACATTTACCCATACAAATACCACAAGGAACGAGAGTTCAAAGCGAGGATGGCGTTGTAGTTTTTACAACCAATAATGCGGTGGATGTGCCAATCGGAATAAACACGGTTGTGGTTACCGCCCTATGCCAAACCGCAGGCGTAATTGGAAATGGGTATGAGCCGGGAAAGGTTTCGATTATTCTGGATCCTGTGGCTTTTGTTTCCACGGCGCAGAACACTACGGTCACTTCAGGAGGCAACAACTCTGAAAGTGATGATCAATTAAGAGAACGTATCAAATTGGCACCATCCAGTTTTAGCGTTGCAGGACCGCGTGGGGCGTATGAGTTTTTCGCAAAATCTGCTCATCCTTCAATTGTTGATGTTGCGGTGATCACTACACAGCCGGGTGAGGTAACAATTTATCCCCTTTGTGATGGAGGGGTTCTTCCCTCCACTGAAATCCTGGCTTCAATTTTATCAATTTGTGATGATGAAAAGGTGAGACCCCAAAACGATACTGTTTTGGTGGATGAGCCAATCGTTGTGGAATACGAAATTGAAGTTCAACTCACAACCTACACCGGCGCGATAAATTCGGAGGTGGAATCAATCGTAAACCAAAACCTTGAAACGTTCCGGCAGGAACGAAATAACCGGCTCGGAATGGATGTTGTGCGTAATCAAATCAATGGATTGTGCATGATCAAAGACAAGGTATATAACGCAACGATCGTTTCACCTGCTTCGGATATTGTGGCAGATGAAAAAACGTATCCGAAATGTACCGGCATTTCTGTAACCATAACCGGAAGTAACGATGGCTAA
- a CDS encoding phage tail protein: MANEVLADSISHQPEFQGWYRTIKDTVADLDLGRLLVYIIDTVDSSAIPALAEQFNVLGYKGMKLAQNEQEQREIIKRSIELHRYKGTEWAIKEALKSIGFDDVQLIKTGFDHWAKFGLEITNSTRAISDNAFTDITQMVKEYKRAVCVLDSISLTISVEDVIDISEDEAIANPAIVLEDLIEMSGTLRYDGEGMYDGDYDHSGDSDVVIIEEA, from the coding sequence ATGGCTAATGAAGTCCTGGCAGATAGCATTTCTCATCAACCCGAATTTCAAGGGTGGTACCGAACAATAAAAGACACGGTAGCCGATCTTGATTTGGGCAGGTTGTTGGTATATATAATCGATACGGTTGATAGCAGTGCGATCCCCGCCCTTGCCGAGCAATTTAATGTGTTGGGGTACAAAGGGATGAAGCTGGCCCAGAATGAGCAGGAACAGAGGGAAATCATAAAGAGGTCCATTGAGTTGCACAGATACAAGGGAACAGAATGGGCGATTAAGGAGGCATTAAAAAGTATTGGCTTTGACGATGTACAGTTAATCAAAACCGGGTTCGATCATTGGGCAAAATTCGGTTTGGAAATAACAAATAGCACCAGGGCGATTTCAGATAATGCTTTCACAGACATTACCCAAATGGTGAAGGAATATAAAAGGGCCGTATGTGTGTTAGATAGTATTTCATTGACGATTTCGGTAGAGGATGTGATCGATATCAGCGAGGATGAAGCAATAGCGAACCCGGCCATTGTCCTGGAGGATTTGATTGAGATGAGTGGTACCCTCAGATATGACGGAGAAGGTATGTATGACGGAGACTATGACCACAGCGGCGATAGCGATGTGGTGATTATTGAAGAAGCATAA
- a CDS encoding helix-turn-helix domain-containing protein, giving the protein MEQKLTFEEIPAELMRQRKLIQEIHSMLQILLNGSNTSGQEYPISDKQAAKVLGGLAVATVRRMVADGRIPGYKKGGKYYFYESELNESIKNQAIKRR; this is encoded by the coding sequence ATGGAGCAGAAGCTGACATTTGAAGAGATTCCTGCCGAGTTAATGCGGCAAAGAAAATTGATCCAAGAGATTCATTCTATGTTGCAAATTCTGCTTAATGGCTCAAATACATCTGGCCAGGAATATCCAATAAGTGATAAGCAAGCAGCTAAAGTGTTGGGTGGACTAGCAGTAGCAACGGTAAGAAGGATGGTTGCAGACGGCAGGATTCCGGGTTATAAAAAGGGAGGTAAATACTACTTTTATGAAAGCGAATTGAATGAATCTATTAAAAATCAAGCGATAAAAAGAAGATAG
- a CDS encoding SOS response-associated peptidase, translating into MCYDVSFKAKASDLLKDFSGSYMHEPDNNFGPVDHVQGVAVFPKYPIVFSPREQPPFQIRKMEWGVIAYWEKEEPPFTRRNGMLNARAERILDDQKSYWHKIRNRRCLIPVTGIFEHRRVTNLKNKVPYHVKPKDQDIFYLPGLYSVAKLPDKTTGEIVERFTYTLITRGANDLMALIHNDGENAGRMPLFLPKTYSDAWLKDELPDDEYRAILGYEIPSEELDYRTVYTIRSAKGRPDGMDKTAVWDWENRF; encoded by the coding sequence ATGTGTTATGATGTTTCATTTAAAGCGAAGGCCAGCGACTTGCTGAAAGATTTTTCTGGCTCTTACATGCACGAGCCGGACAACAATTTCGGTCCGGTCGATCATGTGCAAGGAGTTGCTGTGTTTCCAAAGTACCCAATAGTTTTTTCTCCCAGGGAACAGCCACCTTTTCAAATTCGAAAGATGGAATGGGGTGTGATTGCTTATTGGGAAAAAGAAGAGCCACCCTTTACAAGAAGAAATGGAATGCTGAACGCCAGGGCCGAAAGAATCTTGGACGACCAGAAGAGCTACTGGCACAAGATCAGGAACCGGCGCTGTCTGATACCGGTTACAGGCATATTTGAGCATCGGAGAGTGACCAACTTAAAGAACAAGGTTCCGTATCATGTGAAGCCGAAGGATCAGGATATCTTCTATCTTCCCGGCCTTTATTCGGTTGCAAAGCTTCCAGACAAGACAACCGGGGAAATCGTTGAGCGATTTACTTACACCCTTATTACGCGCGGTGCAAACGACCTGATGGCATTGATTCATAATGACGGCGAAAACGCTGGCAGGATGCCGCTGTTTCTTCCGAAAACCTATTCAGATGCCTGGCTGAAAGATGAACTTCCGGATGATGAATACCGCGCAATCTTGGGTTATGAGATTCCATCGGAAGAACTCGATTACCGAACCGTTTACACTATCAGGAGCGCCAAAGGTCGGCCAGACGGAATGGATAAGACGGCGGTATGGGACTGGGAGAATCGATTTTGA
- a CDS encoding tyrosine-type recombinase/integrase, translating to MTRQKKLYSTPTICKCKNGEWFVFFRFLDIETGKYKPFKFSEGLNRIKNPKEKEAEFKALRQAREILLESGWNPITKSYPLKNAHEEELAELSKMTFSKALDFAFKKKSVDWARKTKLDFTSVIKGVKQAASACHLINEPVALLKRAHYKILLDKVIELRKFSSKGYNKYRRFLSSLLSELVEWEVLEYNPIDKIKTKDEIKTVCHRPPTQDQRLVIVNRIKTEHRPYYRFISVLYGCTIRPKEITALKVKNLHQLEQVFRLIPDDEGSTKTKYEREVAIPDWVLDLLMEMNLHKYDPEWYIFSTRNKYGSFLPGPTRMHPNTPSNYWKKIVKDPVEKGGLGMDVNQYSLKKLSGDDMIRLQRREGVDKLLELPRQQMGHTDSKQTETYVTEHLEVMKELVKRKMPIL from the coding sequence ATGACAAGGCAAAAAAAGCTCTACTCAACACCTACAATTTGTAAGTGTAAAAATGGTGAATGGTTTGTATTCTTCAGATTTCTGGACATAGAAACTGGAAAGTACAAACCATTTAAGTTTTCAGAAGGTCTGAACCGAATCAAAAACCCAAAAGAAAAGGAAGCAGAATTCAAGGCTCTTCGGCAAGCTCGTGAAATCTTACTTGAAAGCGGATGGAATCCAATTACGAAATCCTACCCGCTAAAAAATGCCCACGAAGAAGAATTGGCCGAATTGAGCAAAATGACGTTTTCTAAAGCCCTCGATTTTGCTTTTAAAAAGAAATCCGTTGATTGGGCAAGGAAAACGAAACTTGATTTTACTTCAGTGATCAAAGGAGTGAAGCAAGCGGCATCGGCCTGCCATCTGATAAACGAACCGGTGGCTTTGTTGAAGCGAGCGCATTATAAAATTTTACTGGACAAAGTTATTGAACTCCGGAAGTTCTCTTCCAAAGGCTATAATAAATACCGGCGGTTCCTTTCTTCTCTATTGAGCGAACTGGTAGAGTGGGAGGTATTGGAGTATAACCCCATCGATAAGATTAAGACTAAGGACGAAATCAAAACCGTCTGCCACCGGCCGCCAACTCAGGATCAGCGCCTGGTAATTGTAAACCGCATCAAAACCGAACACAGACCCTATTACCGGTTTATCTCGGTATTGTACGGCTGTACCATCCGGCCAAAGGAAATAACCGCCCTAAAGGTTAAGAACCTGCATCAGTTGGAACAGGTCTTCCGCCTGATTCCAGACGATGAAGGAAGTACGAAAACGAAATACGAGAGGGAAGTTGCAATTCCGGATTGGGTCCTTGATCTACTTATGGAAATGAACCTCCATAAGTACGATCCGGAATGGTACATTTTTTCGACCCGGAACAAATATGGTAGCTTCTTGCCTGGGCCAACGCGGATGCACCCCAATACCCCTTCAAACTACTGGAAGAAGATCGTAAAGGATCCTGTTGAGAAAGGTGGGCTCGGAATGGACGTTAACCAGTACAGTCTTAAAAAACTATCCGGAGATGATATGATACGCCTCCAGAGAAGGGAAGGGGTTGACAAGCTTCTGGAACTTCCACGCCAGCAAATGGGGCATACGGACAGCAAACAAACGGAGACTTATGTGACTGAACATTTGGAAGTGATGAAGGAGTTGGTGAAGAGGAAGATGCCGATATTGTGA
- a CDS encoding citrate (Si)-synthase, eukaryotic, with product MGELKDRFKLKADALGVEIKEILKEHGSKKIGEVTLSQIYQGMRGITGLVSETSLLDANEGIRFRGYSIPELQEKLPKAPGGNEPLPEGLFYLMLIGELPTEADAQYVTSLLQRRSHVPNHVFAAIEALPVSSHPMTQFVTAIMALQTESSFAKRYAAGMNKKEYWDAAFDDSMDLIARLPRVAAYIYRRKYRNGDHIQPNGLLDWAGNFAHMMGYSNESFKELMRLYMTIHADHEAGNVSAHTTHLVGSALSDPYLSFAAGMNGLAGPLHGLANQEVIKWIFEMREALGVDLPSKEQIADYVKKTLSEGKVVPGYGHAVLRKTDPRFTAQMAFGKQHMPDDELVNTVWRVYDVVPDILKGLGKVKNPWPNVDAHSGALLVHYGMVEYEFYTVLFGVSRALGVLANLIWARALAFPLERPKSVTTDNVKQWLAGKEEIWGE from the coding sequence ATGGGTGAATTAAAAGACCGGTTCAAGCTTAAGGCGGATGCTTTAGGAGTAGAGATCAAGGAAATTTTAAAAGAGCACGGATCCAAAAAGATAGGGGAGGTTACCCTCTCCCAGATTTACCAGGGAATGCGCGGGATCACGGGTTTGGTGAGTGAAACAAGTTTGCTGGATGCCAATGAAGGCATTCGTTTCAGGGGCTATTCCATCCCGGAATTACAGGAGAAATTACCCAAAGCGCCAGGTGGGAACGAACCGCTTCCCGAAGGACTTTTCTACCTCATGCTGATTGGCGAACTCCCTACGGAGGCCGATGCACAGTATGTTACTTCTTTGCTGCAAAGAAGATCGCACGTGCCCAACCACGTTTTCGCGGCCATCGAAGCGCTGCCCGTAAGTTCACACCCCATGACGCAGTTCGTTACCGCGATCATGGCGCTGCAAACCGAAAGCTCTTTCGCCAAAAGGTATGCGGCGGGGATGAACAAAAAAGAATACTGGGATGCCGCTTTCGATGATTCGATGGACCTGATCGCGCGTCTGCCACGTGTTGCAGCATATATTTACAGAAGAAAATACCGCAACGGAGACCATATTCAACCCAACGGTCTGCTCGACTGGGCCGGGAACTTCGCCCATATGATGGGCTACAGCAACGAAAGTTTCAAGGAGTTGATGCGGCTTTATATGACCATTCACGCCGACCACGAAGCAGGTAACGTTTCCGCGCACACGACGCACCTGGTAGGCTCCGCGCTCAGCGATCCCTACCTGAGTTTCGCCGCTGGCATGAACGGACTCGCAGGTCCCCTCCACGGACTCGCCAACCAGGAAGTGATCAAATGGATCTTTGAAATGAGAGAAGCACTGGGTGTGGACCTCCCTTCAAAAGAACAGATCGCGGACTACGTAAAGAAAACACTGAGCGAAGGAAAAGTAGTGCCGGGTTATGGCCATGCCGTACTCCGCAAAACAGATCCCCGCTTCACCGCCCAGATGGCCTTCGGTAAACAACATATGCCCGACGATGAACTGGTGAATACGGTTTGGCGCGTTTATGATGTGGTGCCCGATATCCTGAAGGGACTGGGTAAAGTAAAAAATCCATGGCCCAATGTGGATGCGCACAGTGGTGCCTTGTTGGTACACTATGGTATGGTGGAATATGAATTTTACACCGTGCTGTTTGGTGTGAGCCGCGCACTGGGTGTGTTGGCGAACCTGATCTGGGCACGCGCGCTGGCTTTCCCGCTGGAGCGTCCGAAATCAGTGACCACGGACAATGTGAAGCAGTGGCTGGCAGGGAAAGAAGAGATTTGGGGAGAGTAA